In Takifugu flavidus isolate HTHZ2018 chromosome 13, ASM371156v2, whole genome shotgun sequence, the following are encoded in one genomic region:
- the ankrd34c gene encoding ankyrin repeat domain-containing protein 34C has protein sequence MADILELRTDGNSLLKAVWLRRLRLTRLLLEGGAYINESNERGETPLMVTCMSTHNDQQSVSKAKIVKYLLDNQADPNIQDKAGRTALMHACIHKAGHEAVDHLLSNGADPSLEDRSGASALVYAINADDKQTLKLLLDACKAKGKEVIIITTDKSPCGAKTTKQYLNVPPSPGLDERSSTTCTSPSDIEVTASPTREQEQQNTVFSFQAKLKSSGSAKIANGPTSPTRRAGNPKRARLPQLKRLQSEPWGLIAPSVLAAAAAAAAAHEDSRKASSDDDVIAGVNGLSLSKRSALSRQNSVDGKDSLFPLVGDQPCKMTTSLSVPLTSKASYERSLGQHQPLARRSTVPAEQESGGCLSSGPPSLRDTVHRRRLGNDHYDSDSQLYSDSGMSDSPKIPAERWKLNTSPLAMLTGSRESLDSNVSTSSPSTVHRRIPGLLERRGSGTLLLDHISHTRPGHLPPLNINPNPPIPDIGASSKPSSPLATGIRSIAPIAPNTPKRGGLKPKKKLLRRHSMQVEQMKQLYDSEELSH, from the coding sequence ATGGCTGATATACTGGAGCTGCGGACAGATGGGAACTCCCTCCTGAAGGCAGTGTGGCTGAGACGTCTGAGGCTCACCAGGCTCCTGCTGGAAGGAGGCGCCTACATTAACGAGAGCAACGAGCGCGGGGAGACCCCCCTCATGGTCACCTGCATGTCCACGCACAACGACCAGCAGAGTGTCAGCAAGGCCAAGATTGTCAAATATCTGCTGGACAACCAGGCCGACCCGAACATTCAGGACAAAGCGGGTCGGACGGCGCTCATGCACGCCTGCATCCACAAGGCTGGGCACGAAGCGGTGGACCACCTGCTGTCCAATGGGGCCGATCCCAGCCTGGAGGACAGAAGCGGCGCCTCCGCCTTGGTTTACGCCATCAACGCAGATGACAAGCAGACGTTGAAGCTGCTGTTGGACGCGTGCAAAGCTAAGGGCAAGGAGGTCATCATAATCACCACAGACAAATCGCCATGTGGTGCTAAAACCACCAAACAGTACCTAAATGTCCCCCCTTCCCCGGGGCTGGACGAGCGGTCCTCCACTACGTGCACGTCTCCATCTGACATCGAAGTAACCGCGTCTCCCACTCGCGAGCAAGAGCAACAGAACACAGTTTTCAGCTTCCAGGCTAAGCTTAAATCGTCAGGTTCCGCTAAAATTGCTAACGGACCCACGTCTCCGACGCGCAGAGCCGGGAATCCCAAACGTGCACGCCTGCCTCAGCTGAAGAGGCTGCAGTCGGAGCCTTGGGGGTTGATTGCACCCTCGGTtctggccgccgccgccgccgccgccgccgcgcacgAGGACAGCAGGAAGGCCAGTTCGGACGACGACGTTATCGCAGGTGTAAACGGACTTTCTCTGAGCAAGAGGTCAGCTTTATCTCGGCAGAACAGCGTGGACGGAAAGGACAGCTTGTTTCCGCTGGTGGGGGATCAGCCGTGCAAAATGACCACCTCGCTCTCGGTCCCCCTGACGTCCAAGGCGTCCTACGAGAGATCGCTAGGCCAGCACCAGCCGCTGGCGCGGCGCAGCACGGTCCCCGCGGAGCAGGAGAGCGGCGGCTGCCTCAGCAGCGGACCCCCGAGTCTGAGAGACACCGTGCACAGGAGACGTCTGGGGAACGATCACTATGACTCAGATTCGCAGCTCTACTCCGACTCGGGAATGTCAGATTCTCCTAAGATCCCAGCAGAGCGGTGGAAATTAAACACCTCTCCACTGGCGATGCTGACCGGCTCCAGAGAATCTCTCGACAGCAACGTCAGCACGTCCTCTCCCAGCACGGTGCACAGACGCATCCCGGGCctgctggagaggagaggctcgGGCACGTTGCTTCTGGACCACATCTCTCACACCAGGCCCGGCCACCTGCCCCCTCTCAACATCAACCCAAACCCTCCCATTCCTGACATCGGGGCGAGCAGTAAGCCCTCCTCACCTCTGGCCACAGGGATTCGATCTATAGCCCCTATAGCGCCAAACACACCAAAGAGAGGCGGCCTTAAGCCCAAAAAGAAGCTTTTGAGGAGGCACTCTATGCAAGTGGAGCAGATGAAGCAGCTCTATGACTCCGAAGAGCTGTCTCATTAA
- the idh2 gene encoding isocitrate dehydrogenase [NADP], mitochondrial: protein MAGYLKVLSSLSRSAATFSRNPAVLAPAAANCQTQRNYMNRRIKVAQPVVEMDGDEMTRIIWEFIKEKLILSNVDVELKYFDLGLPYRDQTDDQVTIDSALATKKYSVAVKCATITPDEARVEEFNLKKMWKSPNGTIRNILGGTVFREPIICKNIPRLVPGWTQPITIGRHAFGDQYRATDFVVDQPGKFKIIFTPADGSTGKEWEVYDFPAGGCGMGMYNTDESITGFAHSCFQYAIGKKWPLYMSTKNTILKAYDGRFKDIFQDIFEKHYKPQFDKLKIWYEHRLIDDMVAQVLKSSGAFVWACKNYDGDVQSDILAQGFGSLGLMTSVLVCPDGKTIEAEAAHGTVTRHYREHQKGRPTSTNPIASIFAWTRGLEHRGKLDGNDDLIKFSQTLERVCVETVESGTMTKDLAGCIHGLSNVKLNEHYVNTTDFLDAIKTNLDKALGK, encoded by the exons ATGGCTGGATATTTGAAAGTCCTGAGCTCCCTTTCGAGGTCCGCCGCCACCTTCTCCAGAAACCCCGCGGTGCTGGCGCCGGCAGCCGCCAACTGCCAGACGCAAAGAAACT ATATGAACAGACGCATCAAGGTGGCCCAGCCCGTGGTGGAGATGGACGGAGACGAGATGACCAGGATCATCTGGGAGTTCATCAAAGAGAAG CTCATCCTGAGCAATGTTGATGTTGAGCTGAAATATTTCGACCTGGGCCTGCCATACCGCGATCAAACCGACGACCAGGTCACCATCGATTCCGCCCTGGCTACAAAGAAATACAGCGTAGCGGTCAAATGTGCCACCATCACCCCGGACGAGGCCCGGGTGGAAG AGTTTAATCTGAAGAAGATGTGGAAGAGCCCCAACGGCACCATCAggaacatcctgggaggcacaGTCTTCCGTGAGCCAATCATCTGCAAGAACATTCCCCGGCTCGTTCCAGGCTGGACGCAGCCCATCACCATCGGGAGACACGCCTTCGGTGACCAG TACAGAGCCACCGACTTTGTTGTGGACCAGCCTGGGAAATTCAAGATCATTTTCACTCCCGCGGATGGAAGTACCGGCAAGGAATGGGAGGTGTACGATTTCCCCGCCGGTGGCTGTGGAATGGGCATGTACAACACCGATGAG TCCATCACAGGCTTTGCACACAGCTGCTTCCAGTATGCGATTGGCAAGAAGTGGCCCCTGTACATGAGCACGAAGAACACCATTCTCAAAGCCTATGACGGCAGATTTAAAGACATCTTCCAGGACATCTTTGAAAA ACACTACAAGCCCCAGTTCGATAAGCTGAAGATCTGGTACGAGCACAGGCTAATTGATGACATGGTCGCCCAAGTGCTGAAATCTTCTGGAGCTTTCGTGTGGGCGTGCAAGAACTACGACGGAGATGTTCAGTCGGACATTCTTGCGCAGG GTTTCGGATCGCTGGGATTGATGACGTCTGTCCTCGTCTGCCCTGATGGCAAAACCATCGAGGCTGAGGCTGCCCACGGCACCGTGACCAGGCACTATCGTGAGCACCAGAAG GGAAGGCCAACCAGCACCAACCCCATCGCCAGCATCTTTGCATGGACCAGAGGCCTGGAACACCGTGGCAAACTCGACGGCAACGATGACCTTATAAA aTTCTCCCAAACCCTGGAGAGGGTGTGCGTTGAGACCGTAGAAAGTGGTACAATGACCAAGGACCTCGCAGGATGCATTCATGGACTTTCCAA TGTCAAGCTGAACGAGCACTACGTCAATACTACGGACTTCCTGGACGCCATCAAGACAAATCTGGACAAAGCTCTGGGCAAGTGA